The proteins below are encoded in one region of Brachyspira intermedia PWS/A:
- the sppA gene encoding signal peptide peptidase SppA yields MSYEEEKENQENSDKEEYITDKKIEIKKEKSSKRELIFTLLIIISIIVGAASIFLKNENKNISVNINSSEKSYSVLKEGIAIIDLNGIITHTKRKNGLGIEYPSVTEQLVSDFEYYLQHPKVKAIVLQVDSPGGSLTSCEEALKYLKELKEKYPKPIVASFRSMAASGGYYISMIADKIYANESTLTGSIGVISQFFNISELMDKYGIKMYTIKSGRNKDSLSPFRAPREDELAYWQDMTDEFVGQFTNVVEQSRGDKIKGNREDIFDGRVFSGKKALEIGLIDSIGTLHDAVKDAAQMGGIEDEEPYIIKKPKEKNDVLNLFFSNISEAIKPKSSFPFPYEEIMNTKYIGVPMYIYIPNYNGAN; encoded by the coding sequence ATGTCATACGAAGAAGAAAAAGAGAATCAAGAAAACAGTGATAAAGAAGAATACATCACAGATAAAAAGATTGAAATCAAAAAAGAAAAAAGCAGTAAAAGAGAGCTAATATTTACTCTACTTATAATAATATCAATAATAGTTGGGGCTGCAAGTATATTTTTAAAAAATGAAAATAAAAATATATCTGTCAACATTAATTCTTCTGAAAAATCATATTCCGTTTTAAAAGAAGGAATAGCAATAATAGATTTGAATGGAATAATAACTCATACAAAAAGAAAAAATGGTTTAGGTATAGAATATCCTTCTGTAACAGAACAACTTGTTTCAGATTTTGAATATTATTTACAGCATCCAAAAGTTAAAGCCATTGTACTTCAGGTTGATAGTCCTGGAGGTTCTTTAACTTCATGCGAAGAAGCTTTAAAATATTTGAAAGAATTAAAAGAAAAATATCCTAAACCAATAGTAGCTTCTTTCAGATCAATGGCTGCAAGCGGAGGATATTATATATCTATGATAGCAGATAAAATATATGCTAATGAATCTACTCTTACAGGAAGTATAGGGGTTATATCTCAATTCTTTAATATATCAGAATTGATGGATAAATATGGAATAAAAATGTACACTATAAAAAGCGGAAGGAATAAAGATTCACTCTCCCCTTTCAGAGCACCTAGAGAAGATGAACTTGCATACTGGCAAGATATGACAGATGAATTTGTAGGACAATTTACAAATGTAGTTGAACAGTCTAGAGGTGATAAAATAAAGGGTAATAGAGAAGATATATTTGATGGAAGAGTATTCAGCGGAAAAAAAGCATTAGAAATAGGACTTATAGATTCTATAGGAACTCTACATGATGCTGTAAAAGATGCTGCACAAATGGGCGGAATAGAAGATGAAGAACCTTATATAATAAAGAAGCCTAAAGAAAAAAATGATGTACTTAATTTGTTTTTCTCAAATATTTCGGAAGCTATTAAACCTAAATCAAGCTTTCCTTTCCCTTATGAAGAAATAATGAATACTAAATATATTGGGGTTCCTATGTATATTTATATTCCAAATTATAATGGAGCAAATTAA
- a CDS encoding LptF/LptG family permease produces MKKINKYIILETIGPFLAGILFFTFVFVIQLLPELIRLIVNNGAPLLMSLEVFVYMLPFNIAITIPMSILMASIIGYGRLSSDNEIIVMRALGFPHMRIYMPIIILGFITFCFSLFFNNVVMSESNYRYRTLISYMVNIKPSIAVGKLEFSEIKDMGLSIGSKYANDTSMSNVVIYDKSKTKRVITAKYGLWKNNEANAQVVTLTLYDGVVQEMPDYGFVSNDYTVFDSMDINIVRNVSTLTSHERGLREMPSWKIMEKIKDSKAAANKSVDEQISGMINNAYKNVKKTGIDITSFSNEYIQTNAAELTSIREKAIDEAAPYFYYVEFHKFISIPAACLFMVLIGAPLGIVGKRSGKGFGFGLSVIVVVIYYLLITAAELMAGGKKVPPLIAMWFPNIVLALMGSFLMIRSFFSRGK; encoded by the coding sequence ATGAAAAAAATTAATAAATATATTATATTAGAAACTATAGGACCTTTTCTAGCAGGTATTTTATTTTTTACATTTGTATTTGTAATACAGCTTTTACCTGAATTAATAAGACTCATTGTAAATAATGGTGCTCCTTTATTAATGTCATTAGAAGTGTTTGTATATATGCTTCCTTTCAATATTGCCATAACAATACCTATGTCTATACTTATGGCAAGCATTATCGGATATGGTCGACTTTCTTCAGATAATGAAATAATAGTAATGCGTGCTTTAGGATTTCCTCATATGAGGATATATATGCCTATTATAATATTGGGATTTATTACTTTTTGTTTTTCATTATTTTTTAATAATGTTGTTATGTCTGAATCTAATTATAGGTATAGAACCTTAATTTCATATATGGTAAATATCAAACCTTCCATTGCTGTTGGAAAATTGGAATTCTCTGAAATTAAAGATATGGGATTATCAATAGGTTCTAAATATGCTAATGATACAAGTATGTCAAATGTTGTAATATACGACAAATCCAAAACTAAAAGAGTAATTACTGCCAAATATGGACTTTGGAAAAATAATGAGGCAAATGCTCAAGTAGTAACTTTAACTTTATATGATGGTGTTGTACAAGAGATGCCGGATTATGGTTTTGTATCTAATGATTATACCGTATTTGATTCTATGGATATTAATATTGTTAGAAATGTCAGCACATTAACCTCTCATGAAAGAGGATTAAGAGAAATGCCTTCTTGGAAAATTATGGAAAAAATCAAAGATTCAAAAGCGGCAGCAAATAAATCTGTAGATGAACAAATAAGTGGAATGATAAATAATGCGTATAAAAATGTAAAAAAAACAGGAATAGATATTACATCTTTTTCAAATGAATATATACAAACAAATGCTGCTGAATTAACATCTATAAGAGAAAAAGCTATTGATGAAGCTGCACCGTATTTTTATTATGTAGAGTTTCATAAATTTATTTCTATACCGGCAGCATGTTTATTTATGGTTTTAATAGGAGCACCTTTAGGAATAGTAGGAAAAAGAAGCGGTAAAGGATTTGGATTTGGATTATCTGTAATAGTAGTTGTTATATATTATTTGCTTATAACTGCTGCCGAATTAATGGCAGGAGGTAAAAAAGTACCTCCGCTTATTGCTATGTGGTTCCCGAATATAGTACTAGCTTTAATGGGAAGTTTTCTTATGATAAGATCTTTCTTCAGTAGAGGAAAATAA
- a CDS encoding TolB-like translocation protein encodes MKKLYIISIVFLLLCARGFTQIYTFQIGEKLNNSYILSESNYAIIIEKNNANSGKTFDIIYKDARLTGYKDAGSIKILPNGTLVATMLKTSLGKDMWVLIYGNVEQEFDSIEREIYSGNNSIIFTRLMNYGIAVINGEAKVQYSELYDSVINDNSYAFSYSRDGQYFVNINGEEKQVSAKADRLKFSNDGNNIVYVIENEGNAVIFTGSTDSEGFRLVDDLASFNNNSIAYAVKAIPGMDTNSTNMISSNDSMSNTFITNNMTNEVITNTTTITNYNLSNISVYTNEEGVTVKGQSNTIALMVVTNVITNIRYNELTDLPAAAVSTNSIISNEFIMTSVIANGRNYGEFNLVTNMSFSPDGKTLVFVNINSNNTMQLYVGGNMTTNYDMIHNYKYSDDSKILAYSAQTNNVSFLVVNGKRLPRTFDKINDIYFSTNNSLVYNASMNEREYIIANDFESPSYNKITSFKFVGDSFAFTAERLGKHYYFILNKNNSVRREFGGYDYVSAMDNNQEDALSIVSDGKNIFIIKNGVIVNNQQ; translated from the coding sequence ATGAAAAAGTTATACATTATATCTATAGTATTTCTTTTATTATGTGCAAGAGGTTTTACTCAAATATACACATTTCAAATCGGAGAAAAACTAAATAACTCATATATTTTATCAGAAAGCAATTATGCAATTATAATAGAAAAAAATAATGCTAATTCTGGAAAAACTTTTGATATAATATATAAAGATGCCAGATTAACAGGTTATAAAGATGCAGGCAGTATAAAAATACTTCCTAATGGTACTTTAGTTGCCACTATGCTAAAAACTTCTCTTGGTAAAGATATGTGGGTTTTAATATATGGAAATGTTGAACAAGAATTTGACTCTATAGAGAGAGAAATTTACTCAGGAAACAATTCTATAATATTTACTAGATTAATGAATTATGGAATAGCTGTTATAAATGGAGAAGCTAAAGTACAGTATTCTGAATTATATGACAGTGTTATTAATGATAATTCTTATGCTTTCTCTTATTCAAGAGACGGACAATATTTTGTTAATATTAATGGTGAAGAAAAACAAGTATCAGCTAAAGCGGACAGACTCAAATTCTCAAATGACGGAAATAATATAGTATATGTTATAGAAAATGAAGGAAATGCTGTTATATTTACAGGAAGTACTGACAGTGAAGGTTTTAGATTAGTGGATGATTTAGCTTCATTCAACAATAACAGTATAGCTTATGCTGTAAAAGCTATACCGGGAATGGATACTAATTCAACAAATATGATTAGTTCAAATGATTCTATGTCAAATACTTTCATTACAAATAATATGACTAATGAAGTTATAACAAATACAACAACAATAACAAATTATAATCTTTCAAATATCAGTGTATATACAAATGAAGAAGGTGTAACAGTAAAAGGACAATCAAATACTATAGCTTTAATGGTTGTAACAAATGTAATAACAAATATAAGATATAATGAATTAACAGATCTTCCTGCTGCTGCCGTTTCTACAAATTCAATTATAAGCAATGAATTTATTATGACTAGTGTTATAGCTAATGGAAGAAATTATGGAGAATTTAATTTAGTAACTAATATGTCATTCTCTCCTGATGGTAAAACATTAGTATTTGTAAATATTAATAGTAATAACACTATGCAGCTATATGTTGGCGGTAATATGACTACTAATTATGATATGATACATAATTATAAATATTCAGACGACAGTAAAATATTAGCCTACTCTGCACAAACAAATAATGTATCATTCTTAGTAGTTAATGGTAAAAGACTTCCTAGAACTTTTGATAAAATAAATGATATATATTTCTCTACAAATAATAGCTTAGTTTATAATGCTTCTATGAATGAAAGAGAATATATAATAGCAAATGACTTTGAAAGCCCTTCCTATAACAAAATAACTTCATTCAAGTTTGTAGGAGATTCATTTGCATTCACAGCAGAAAGACTTGGAAAACATTATTACTTTATATTAAATAAAAACAACTCTGTAAGAAGAGAATTCGGCGGATATGATTATGTGTCAGCTATGGATAATAATCAAGAAGATGCTTTATCAATAGTATCTGACGGAAAGAACATTTTTATAATAAAAAATGGCGTAATAGTAAATAATCAACAATAG
- a CDS encoding ribonuclease J, with product MNNNNDKIRIIPLGGVQEIGMNMTVIEYGNELLIVDCGFMFPRYHMLGIDYVIPDTSYLEDKNIIGLILTHGHEDHIGAIPHFLRKFPDIPIYGSRLTLAFLRAKLNDYKNEYKDTKLYEVEPRNKIQLGMNFDIEFIRVNHSIPDGVGIAITTPLGVIIHTGDFKIDLNPTTDKFIDLYKFAEYGENGVLLMLADSTNCQRDGFSMSESVVQNNMTPLFAYEDGMIIVAVFASSIERIQDLVTAAKVNNKFVAFSGRSLIKFTKIAQDMGYLNLYDIVIPIDKINKYPREKIVCITTGTQGEPYSSLSLIAAEAHKHIKVEDGDMVIFSSSVIPGNEMAVTRMINNLFDLGAKMVGEDKKLLHVSGHASSEDLKLMYRLVKPKYFIPIHGEKRHLITHIKLVENLNGLDTKGFLLYNGDVLEIDETLEAKITEPIEIRNIYVDGKGVGDLEESIFYDREQLSLNGVVVANVVAKKNAAGQYDIKVDLESKGFTYTGGEKERIINKTEQLREEGISSAIEAVRKLLNRNKRTPSTIKYEVREALRKKFIQIIGREPVIFVCLYMDHVYIEQSHSSNDDNDNIDKNNIENIEIENNNDEEKEKCHTKKKKRIKKTVIKKNTSQIKRLKSKKKKAVKES from the coding sequence ATGAATAATAATAATGATAAAATAAGAATCATACCTCTTGGCGGAGTACAAGAAATAGGTATGAACATGACTGTTATAGAATATGGAAATGAACTTTTAATAGTAGACTGCGGATTTATGTTCCCAAGATACCATATGCTAGGTATAGATTATGTTATTCCTGATACTTCATATTTAGAAGATAAAAATATCATAGGACTTATACTTACTCATGGGCATGAAGATCATATAGGTGCTATACCTCATTTCCTTAGAAAATTCCCTGATATTCCTATATACGGTTCAAGACTTACTTTGGCTTTTTTAAGAGCTAAATTAAATGATTATAAAAACGAATACAAAGATACAAAATTATATGAAGTTGAGCCTAGAAATAAAATACAATTGGGAATGAATTTTGATATAGAGTTTATAAGGGTTAATCATAGTATACCTGACGGAGTTGGAATAGCCATAACAACACCATTAGGAGTTATAATACATACAGGTGATTTCAAAATAGATTTAAACCCTACAACAGATAAATTTATAGACCTTTATAAATTTGCTGAATATGGAGAAAATGGTGTTCTTCTTATGCTGGCAGATTCGACAAACTGCCAGAGAGATGGTTTTTCTATGAGTGAAAGTGTTGTCCAAAACAATATGACTCCACTATTCGCTTATGAAGACGGAATGATTATTGTTGCAGTATTTGCAAGCAGTATAGAAAGAATACAAGATTTAGTGACTGCAGCAAAAGTCAATAATAAATTTGTGGCATTCTCTGGAAGAAGTTTAATCAAATTCACAAAGATTGCACAGGATATGGGTTATTTAAATCTTTATGATATAGTTATACCAATAGATAAAATAAACAAATATCCTAGAGAAAAAATAGTATGCATAACTACAGGAACTCAAGGAGAACCTTATTCTTCACTATCTCTAATAGCGGCAGAGGCACATAAACATATAAAAGTAGAAGACGGCGATATGGTAATATTCTCATCAAGCGTTATACCTGGTAATGAAATGGCTGTTACTAGAATGATAAATAATCTCTTTGATCTTGGGGCTAAAATGGTTGGAGAGGATAAAAAACTTCTTCATGTATCAGGACATGCTTCAAGCGAAGATTTAAAATTAATGTATAGATTAGTAAAGCCTAAATATTTTATTCCTATACATGGTGAGAAAAGACATTTAATCACTCATATAAAATTAGTTGAAAATTTAAATGGTTTAGATACAAAAGGATTCCTACTTTATAACGGAGATGTACTTGAAATAGATGAAACTTTAGAAGCAAAAATCACAGAGCCTATAGAGATAAGAAATATATATGTTGATGGAAAAGGTGTTGGAGATTTAGAAGAAAGTATATTCTATGACAGAGAACAATTATCACTTAATGGAGTGGTAGTTGCCAATGTTGTAGCAAAGAAAAATGCCGCAGGACAATACGATATAAAAGTAGATTTGGAAAGTAAAGGTTTCACATACACCGGAGGAGAAAAAGAAAGAATTATCAATAAGACTGAACAGTTAAGAGAAGAGGGAATAAGCTCTGCAATAGAAGCAGTTAGAAAATTATTAAATAGAAATAAAAGAACTCCTTCTACAATAAAATATGAAGTAAGGGAAGCTCTTCGTAAAAAATTTATTCAGATAATAGGAAGAGAACCTGTAATATTTGTATGCCTATATATGGATCATGTTTATATAGAACAATCACATAGCAGTAATGATGATAATGATAATATTGATAAAAATAATATAGAAAATATAGAAATTGAAAACAATAATGATGAGGAGAAAGAAAAATGTCATACGAAGAAGAAAAAGAGAATCAAGAAAACAGTGATAAAGAAGAATACATCACAGATAAAAAGATTGAAATCAAAAAAGAAAAAAGCAGTAAAAGAGAGCTAA